TATCGAACGTAATTTTCTTCCCTTTAATACATTTATGATGTGAATCTATGTTTTTAGTTGTGCTTAGTGTGTAGAATTAATTTAGAGGCTCATACAAAAAAAGATGCGCCTCGCGTTCAAAAGGCGTGCGCATTCGCTTTGCGCCTTGCGCCTCATCGCTTTGACCCCTCATCGCCTCGTTGCGCCTTGCGCCTCCTTAAACTAATACCGTAAagtacaaattctcatttgtgatgtGCTAAGCTTGTGACGTGAGACAAACTTGCAAGTGGGAGAGCAAGTAGGGAGGGCAAGTGGGAGGGGATTGTCAGAGGTCACAAGCGTGtgaccgtcacaagcaagacggaaCTATTCTTGTTCTGCTGCTGTTCCTGCACTTGGAATAGATCACTTGATGTATTGTTGATAACATTTGTAGTCTGTGTCTATACTCTATTCCGTATTGCACATTCTACTTGTTTTGCCTTTTGAATCCTAGTTCTCTTTTTGTTTTTACGCAACTTTTAACTTTTTTCCCGTCTCTGCTGTAATGCAATGCTGAGTTCACAGTGTTGTATAATGGGTAGATGTTCCAATAAGTATTGAAACATTTCTAATAAACCTATCTACAACTCTATAAAACATCTGCACACATCAAAACCctcaaatttctagggttttgccACAATTGAACATCTCTCCCGAATCCTTCGTCAATCGGCGGCGCATTTCGAAGCTCCAACAATGGTGATTTCTCTTTTCTACATCCTCTCAACTTCAATTTTAATACATCATAATCTTCAATGAAATTAATTTTAACCTTTGCTTTGATTTTATACAGCCGTCACATAAGTCGTTCATGATCAAGAAGAAGCTCGGGAAGAAGATGAGGCAGAATCGTCCTATTCCCCACTGGATTCGTATGAGGACCGATAACACCATCAGGTTTACTTcctaatcaatttaattaactTTATTCGTTCTTAATAATTCGTATATTATGCAGTTTTGTATACatttatgtgatgattattgttgttgattttgaATTCAGGTACAATGCGAAGCGTAGACATTGGCGCCGCACCAAGCTAGGGTTCTAAGCTGTTTCTGCTGTGGTTGGATTCGttggtattattattatctaTTAGTTTTATGGTTTTAAGTTTGTTTAGTTGGATCAGTATTTGAACTTTCGATTCAGGTTTAAATGAATTTGGTGGAGTTTATTGTAATTCGAAGCTTTTATGAGCTGATTACATGTTTTAAGTAATTTTAAGAATGCAGACGACTATTTTATTAAGTATTGTTGATGTTTGTCTTTTGATTAGACTAGTTTTTGGGTCCGGCGATGCTCGGGCTTCAGTATTATAAGTTTTTCGGAAAAGAGATTTTTTTAAGGATGCGCACCATCTTTGCTTTTTCTAAATTTTAGACAAATGTGTGACACCCTGTGATACCCATGATGTTCTTTGCGACAAAAATCTTGTACTGGATGACAGTAATATCTATACGCCTTTCTTATTTCTGAGAACTTTCGGAAGCAGAACGAGGGGAAGGGAAGACTGCTCTATAACATCCACCTTGGCAGCTCATTCTTTTTGTCTCTAGACTAATGTTTGCTATATATTTGTGCACCTCCGACTCAGTTTCAGCAATTGAAATTAGAACTTGATCTGAAATGAAGAAGTGaactaaattaaataaaattcTTGATATCAAACTATATATGTGAATTGTGATACACACTTGAGAGAGTATTGAGTGCACATATTTTAAGCAAATCACCATGGTACAATAAGCTTGAACTACTTCGCTACTTGTTATTGGAGGTTGAGCGATTTCAGCAACCGATGTTTACATTATCGTCAGTCATGAGTTGGTTGCACGGAGTCTCGGGTG
The Silene latifolia isolate original U9 population chromosome 11, ASM4854445v1, whole genome shotgun sequence genome window above contains:
- the LOC141612239 gene encoding large ribosomal subunit protein eL39z/eL39x, whose protein sequence is MPSHKSFMIKKKLGKKMRQNRPIPHWIRMRTDNTIRYNAKRRHWRRTKLGF